A genomic window from Flavobacterium azooxidireducens includes:
- a CDS encoding BadF/BadG/BcrA/BcrD ATPase family protein, translating into MKLLVDGGSTKADWIAIDDNGKVLFTTQTLGLNPEVLGKDQIITRLEDKFDISQNKDKAKQLFFYGAGCGTDKMKKFLKEVFEEYFKNATVDVQEDTYAAVYATTPKEEQAIVCILGTGSNCSFFDGKVLHQKVQSLGYIAMDDGSGNRFGRHLLRAYYFNKMPKELAKEFETEFNLDADFIKGNLYKEPNPNAYLATLAKFLIKHKDTEFCKKIIYKELKKFAKNYIMQYDNCRDVYVHFVGSIAFYLKDELEDILNKYDIKIGNVLRRPIDGLIAYHVLNK; encoded by the coding sequence ATGAAATTATTAGTAGACGGCGGTTCAACAAAGGCCGATTGGATTGCAATAGATGACAACGGAAAAGTATTATTTACTACCCAGACGTTAGGATTAAATCCTGAAGTTTTAGGAAAAGATCAAATTATTACTCGTCTCGAAGACAAGTTTGATATTTCTCAAAATAAAGACAAAGCCAAACAATTATTTTTTTACGGAGCTGGATGTGGAACTGATAAAATGAAAAAATTTCTAAAAGAAGTTTTTGAAGAATATTTTAAAAATGCCACTGTAGATGTTCAAGAAGATACATATGCAGCAGTTTATGCAACTACTCCAAAAGAAGAACAAGCCATTGTTTGCATTTTAGGAACAGGTTCAAATTGTAGTTTTTTTGATGGTAAAGTACTTCATCAAAAAGTGCAATCGTTAGGCTATATCGCCATGGACGACGGTTCTGGAAATCGTTTTGGAAGACATTTGTTAAGAGCCTATTATTTTAATAAAATGCCAAAAGAGTTAGCCAAAGAATTTGAAACAGAATTCAACTTAGATGCCGATTTTATTAAAGGAAATTTATATAAAGAACCTAATCCAAATGCATATTTGGCAACGTTAGCTAAGTTTTTAATTAAACATAAAGATACTGAATTTTGTAAAAAAATAATTTATAAAGAATTAAAAAAGTTTGCTAAAAACTACATCATGCAATATGATAATTGCAGAGATGTGTACGTACATTTTGTAGGTTCTATTGCGTTTTATTTAAAAGATGAATTGGAAGATATTTTAAACAAATACGACATAAAAATTGGTAATGTTCTACGAAGACCAATTGACGGTTTGATTGCTTATCACGTTTTAAATAAATAA
- a CDS encoding methylglyoxal synthase, with product MEIAIIAHDGKKADMVQFLNKNKAILLQEKIKLIATGTTGSKAVNAGFKVKRLLSGPLGGDAQIAARVAEGKTKMVLFFKDPLSSHPHEPDVNMLIRICDVHNIPLATNEATAQLLLNGLLVD from the coding sequence ATGGAAATAGCAATAATAGCACACGATGGAAAAAAAGCCGATATGGTTCAGTTTTTAAATAAAAACAAAGCCATTTTACTGCAAGAAAAAATCAAGTTGATTGCAACCGGAACAACAGGGAGTAAAGCGGTGAATGCCGGTTTTAAAGTAAAAAGACTACTTTCCGGACCATTAGGCGGTGATGCTCAAATTGCAGCAAGAGTAGCCGAAGGAAAAACAAAAATGGTGCTTTTTTTTAAAGATCCTCTATCCAGTCATCCACACGAACCCGATGTAAATATGCTCATTCGTATTTGCGATGTTCACAACATTCCATTAGCAACCAATGAAGCAACTGCACAATTGTTGTTAAATGGGTTGCTGGTAGATTAA
- the tsaD gene encoding tRNA (adenosine(37)-N6)-threonylcarbamoyltransferase complex transferase subunit TsaD, whose translation MSNDSVYILAIESSCDDTAAAVLKNDKVLSNLVARQSIHEEFGGVVPELASRAHQQNIVPVVDMALKKAGITKNQLSGIAFTQGPGLMGSLLVGSSFAKSLSMALEIPLIAVNHMQAHILAHFIDEEGFDKPTFPFLALTISGGHTQIVKVSGFFDMEVIGETTDDAVGEAFDKTAKILGLPYPGGPLIDQFAKEGNPKAFPFTKPKVEGLNFSFSGLKTQILYFVQKNVAANPNFIEENKADICASVQNIIIKILMDKLKLAVEETGINQIAIGGGVSANSGIRQTLKEAEAKYGWKTYIPKFEYTTDNAAMIGIVGYQKYLHNQFENAAVVSKARIEL comes from the coding sequence ATGTCAAATGATTCCGTTTATATTTTAGCTATCGAAAGTTCGTGCGACGACACAGCTGCTGCGGTGCTAAAAAATGATAAAGTACTTTCCAATTTAGTTGCCAGACAAAGCATTCATGAGGAATTTGGTGGTGTTGTTCCGGAATTAGCTTCGCGAGCTCATCAACAAAATATTGTGCCGGTGGTTGATATGGCTCTTAAAAAAGCCGGAATTACCAAAAACCAATTGAGCGGAATTGCTTTTACGCAAGGTCCGGGTTTAATGGGTTCGTTACTTGTAGGAAGTTCTTTTGCCAAATCATTATCCATGGCATTGGAAATTCCTTTAATAGCCGTAAACCACATGCAGGCTCATATTTTGGCCCATTTTATTGATGAAGAAGGTTTTGATAAACCGACTTTTCCATTTTTGGCACTCACGATTTCTGGAGGTCATACACAAATTGTAAAAGTTTCCGGCTTTTTTGACATGGAAGTAATTGGCGAAACCACCGATGATGCCGTGGGCGAAGCATTTGACAAAACAGCCAAAATTCTTGGTCTTCCCTATCCTGGCGGTCCGTTGATTGACCAATTTGCAAAAGAAGGAAATCCAAAAGCTTTTCCGTTTACTAAACCAAAAGTGGAAGGTTTGAATTTCAGTTTTTCGGGTTTGAAAACACAAATTCTGTATTTTGTTCAAAAAAATGTTGCCGCAAATCCCAATTTTATTGAAGAAAATAAAGCCGATATTTGTGCTTCTGTTCAAAATATTATCATTAAAATTTTAATGGATAAACTTAAGTTAGCTGTTGAAGAAACGGGAATCAATCAAATTGCAATTGGTGGTGGAGTTTCTGCCAATTCCGGCATACGCCAAACATTAAAAGAGGCAGAAGCAAAATATGGTTGGAAAACATACATTCCAAAATTTGAATATACCACCGATAATGCAGCCATGATTGGCATTGTGGGTTATCAAAAATATTTACACAACCAATTTGAAAATGCAGCGGTAGTTTCAAAAGCTCGAATTGAATTATAA
- the gap gene encoding type I glyceraldehyde-3-phosphate dehydrogenase yields the protein MSKLKLGINGFGRIGRIVFRETFNRDNVEVVAINDLLDVDHLAYLLKYDSVHGRFAGKVEVKDGKLFVNDKYIRVTAERDPKLIKWDDKDVDVEIVAECTGIFTTLATAQAHIDGGAKKVVISAPSADAPMFVMGVNHESATAADTIVSNASCTTNCLAPLAKVIHDNFGIVEGLMTTIHATTATQLTVDGPSRKDFRGGRSALLNMIPSSTGAAKAVGKVIPELNGKLTGMSMRVPTADVSAVDLTVKVAKETSYEEIMAVLKKASENELKGILGYTEDDVVSQDFISDPRTSIIDAKAGIGLNSTFFKLVSWYDNEYGYSSKLIDLSVHIAKL from the coding sequence ATGTCAAAATTAAAATTAGGAATTAACGGATTTGGAAGGATTGGAAGAATCGTATTCAGAGAAACATTCAACAGAGATAATGTAGAAGTGGTTGCCATCAACGATTTATTAGATGTAGATCATTTAGCTTATTTATTAAAATATGATTCAGTACACGGACGTTTTGCAGGAAAAGTAGAAGTAAAAGACGGAAAGCTTTTTGTAAACGATAAATACATTAGAGTTACTGCAGAACGCGATCCAAAATTAATTAAATGGGATGACAAAGACGTTGATGTTGAAATTGTTGCAGAATGTACCGGTATTTTCACCACATTAGCAACAGCACAAGCACATATTGATGGAGGTGCCAAAAAAGTAGTTATTTCTGCTCCATCTGCCGATGCTCCAATGTTTGTAATGGGTGTAAACCACGAAAGTGCAACTGCTGCAGACACTATCGTTTCAAATGCATCTTGCACAACAAATTGTTTAGCTCCATTGGCAAAAGTAATTCATGATAATTTTGGAATTGTTGAAGGTTTAATGACAACAATCCATGCTACAACCGCAACACAATTAACAGTTGACGGTCCTTCACGAAAAGATTTCCGTGGTGGTAGATCTGCTTTATTAAACATGATTCCATCGTCAACCGGAGCTGCAAAAGCAGTTGGAAAAGTAATTCCTGAATTAAACGGAAAATTAACAGGAATGTCAATGCGTGTGCCAACTGCAGACGTATCTGCTGTAGATTTAACTGTAAAAGTAGCCAAAGAAACTTCGTATGAAGAAATTATGGCAGTTTTGAAAAAAGCTTCAGAAAATGAATTAAAAGGAATTTTAGGTTATACAGAAGATGATGTTGTGTCTCAAGACTTCATTTCAGACCCAAGAACTTCAATCATCGATGCAAAAGCAGGTATCGGATTAAATTCAACTTTCTTTAAATTAGTATCTTGGTATGATAACGAATACGGATATTCAAGCAAATTGATTGATTTATCTGTACATATTGCAAAACTATAA
- the pfkA gene encoding 6-phosphofructokinase — MNNTIKKVGVLTSGGDSPGMNAAIRSVVRTCAYHNIECVGIYRGYQGMIEGDFKEMGPRSVNNIINKGGTILKSARSKEFMSAEGRKKAFEHLKKEGIDGVVVIGGDGSFTGALVFNKEFGMPVMGIPGTIDNDIFGTSHTLGYDTALNTVVECIDKIRDTASSHNRLFFVEVMGRDAGHIALNAGIGAGAEEILIPEEDLGLDRLLESLEKSRNSGKSSSIVVVAEGDKMGKSVFELKDYIEEHLPEYDIRVSVLGHMQRGGAPSCFDRVLASRLGVKAVESLMEGKSNYMVGLIQDEVTLTPLEQAIKGHYPIDTELLRVSDIMST, encoded by the coding sequence ATGAATAATACAATAAAAAAAGTAGGTGTTTTAACTTCTGGAGGAGATTCTCCGGGAATGAATGCAGCTATTCGATCTGTTGTGCGAACATGTGCTTATCATAACATCGAATGTGTCGGAATCTATAGAGGTTATCAAGGAATGATAGAAGGCGATTTTAAAGAAATGGGACCTCGTTCAGTTAACAATATCATTAATAAAGGTGGTACTATATTAAAATCTGCTCGTTCAAAAGAATTTATGTCCGCTGAAGGCAGAAAAAAAGCTTTCGAGCATTTAAAAAAAGAAGGTATTGATGGTGTAGTTGTGATTGGTGGAGATGGAAGTTTTACCGGAGCTTTGGTTTTTAATAAAGAATTCGGAATGCCGGTCATGGGAATTCCCGGAACTATCGACAATGATATTTTTGGCACAAGCCACACTTTAGGGTATGACACTGCCTTAAACACAGTAGTAGAATGTATCGATAAAATTCGTGATACAGCTAGTTCGCATAACCGACTTTTCTTTGTAGAAGTAATGGGGCGTGATGCTGGACACATTGCATTAAATGCCGGAATTGGTGCAGGTGCAGAAGAAATTTTAATCCCGGAAGAAGATTTAGGTTTAGACAGATTATTAGAATCATTAGAAAAAAGTAGAAATTCAGGCAAATCGTCTAGCATTGTTGTTGTTGCCGAAGGTGATAAAATGGGTAAAAGTGTTTTCGAATTAAAAGATTATATAGAAGAACATTTACCGGAATATGATATTCGGGTTTCCGTTTTAGGCCACATGCAAAGAGGTGGAGCTCCTTCCTGTTTTGACAGGGTTTTAGCCAGTAGATTAGGTGTAAAAGCCGTGGAATCTTTAATGGAAGGAAAATCAAACTACATGGTTGGTTTAATTCAGGATGAAGTAACACTTACGCCTTTAGAGCAAGCCATCAAAGGACATTATCCAATTGATACTGAGTTATTAAGGGTTTCTGATATAATGTCAACATAA
- a CDS encoding 16S rRNA (uracil(1498)-N(3))-methyltransferase, which produces MQLFYYKDINEHSASFSFDKEESKHIAKVLRKKEGDILFVTNGLGFLFKTEIVIASDSKCTVNIILFEKQKEPKFHLHLAVAPTKMNDRYEWFLEKATEIGVHEITPIICDHSERKVIKTERFDKILLSAMKQSNQYFLPILNEPITFKEFAKKQFNGQKLIAHCEETDKKTLKSVLKLSEDCTILIGPEGDFSVKEIEIALEKQFIPISLGNTRLRTETAAVVACHTVVLMNE; this is translated from the coding sequence ATGCAATTATTTTACTATAAAGATATAAACGAACATTCAGCTTCATTTTCTTTTGATAAAGAAGAAAGCAAACATATTGCTAAAGTTTTACGTAAGAAAGAAGGTGACATTTTATTTGTTACCAATGGTTTAGGGTTTTTGTTTAAAACTGAAATTGTAATTGCTTCTGATTCCAAATGCACTGTAAATATCATTTTATTTGAAAAACAAAAAGAGCCAAAATTCCATTTGCATTTAGCGGTTGCTCCTACTAAAATGAATGACCGTTACGAATGGTTTTTAGAAAAAGCTACCGAAATTGGCGTTCATGAAATTACGCCGATTATCTGCGATCATTCCGAAAGAAAAGTTATCAAAACGGAACGATTTGATAAAATTTTGCTTTCTGCGATGAAGCAATCCAACCAATATTTTTTGCCGATTTTGAATGAACCAATAACATTTAAAGAATTTGCAAAAAAACAATTTAACGGACAAAAATTAATTGCTCATTGCGAAGAAACAGATAAAAAAACACTAAAATCTGTTTTGAAATTAAGTGAAGATTGCACTATTTTAATTGGTCCCGAAGGTGATTTTTCTGTTAAAGAAATTGAAATCGCGTTAGAAAAACAATTTATTCCTATATCTTTAGGCAATACAAGATTGCGAACGGAAACGGCTGCTGTGGTGGCTTGTCATACGGTGGTTTTGATGAATGAATAA
- a CDS encoding RidA family protein: MKKIIFTDKAPAPIGPYSQAVLVGNTLYTSGQIAINPKTGDLVLDDIETETKQVMENMKAVLEAADMSFENIIKTTIFIMDMADFGKINGVYGSYFDENSAPARETVQVAGLPKGVNVEISMVAVK; the protein is encoded by the coding sequence ATGAAAAAAATAATTTTTACTGACAAAGCCCCTGCTCCTATTGGTCCTTATAGTCAAGCTGTTTTAGTGGGGAACACATTATATACTTCCGGACAAATTGCGATTAATCCGAAAACAGGTGATTTGGTTTTGGATGATATTGAAACTGAAACCAAACAAGTGATGGAAAACATGAAAGCTGTTCTGGAAGCGGCTGATATGAGTTTTGAAAATATCATCAAAACCACAATTTTTATTATGGACATGGCTGATTTTGGGAAGATTAACGGCGTTTACGGTAGCTATTTTGATGAAAATTCTGCTCCTGCCAGAGAAACTGTTCAAGTTGCGGGATTACCCAAAGGTGTGAATGTGGAGATTTCGATGGTGGCGGTTAAGTAG
- a CDS encoding translocation/assembly module TamB domain-containing protein gives MVVILLLLLFLGILLSLPAVQTKIGQYLTNSINEDFGTDINVEQVTFNIFGGVKLKEVLIRDHHKDTLIFANRIKTNILDFNRLLDGDLLFGNVNVSSLFFNLKQYKGEKFTNLDKFIEAFDDGSPSSGKFLMTAESMQLTESRFLMEDQNQKNAKVVDFLHINATLNDFKIKGSDVFTTIYKMNFKDFRGLQIQNVKTQFTYTKDNILLEKLEAKTKKSIINGNVALRYKREDFSDFNNKVVFDAKIDSASVASNDIRYFYDELGKDNQFVFKTNLLGTLNDFTTQNLFLEDVNGTQIIGEINFKNILSKEKSSFYMKGDFEKMTSNYDDLASILPNILGKSLPTSLKKLGQFNIEGKTELTLQTIKTDLIMNSALGNLQTNLIMNNLQNIDNASYEGVVVLDNFNVGALINQKDIGLVSMNVEVNGKGFTEKLIDTKIKGKVSRIQYNKYNYQGIIVDGSLKNPIFKGKVNINDPNLFMDFDGIVDVSKRENVYKFDALVDYANLSKLNFVKNDSVSIFKGKIYSNLTGNSLDNLHGDVLVEQASYQNNRDIYVFDSFSINSSFDENRERTIAINSPDIIEGKLVGKFDFNQLPFMLENSLGSIYANYNPNKIKKGQYLRFNFSIFNKIIEIFYPEITVSTNTFIRGSINSDNNDFKLDFDSPEIIAFDNKFEKVDIQVDNKNPLFNTYVSIDSVKTKYYKISDFNLINVTKRDTLFFRTEFKGGNKADDYYNIDAYHTIDEEKNSVVGIFKSELNFKDYLWYINKENNNENRIVFDKKFSNFVFENFSVTHDEQKINFLGTIKGKDYKDLKLNFNQVNIGKIIPEIENFVMEGNMNGEINFKQNDQLYEPFASIKVDDLKVNNIDFGILNLDVKGNEDLKTFAVNGIIKNDNLESFITEGNISFEGEKPFMNLDLRLNNFNIGAFSTMGGDVISNIRGLVTGNANFRGTISNPEINGRLFLNDAGLTVPYLNVDYKLEKNAVVDLTERQFLLRNIELTDSKYNTSGILNGNVRHTNLSDWKLDLKIDTDNLIALDTQDSDEAYYYGKAFIAGNATISGPTNALLISVNATSKKGTAIKIPISNVQSVGEKSYIRFITPEEKYNYNTNLKSPTRNYNGLELDFDLTLTEDAEIEVILDKETGHNMKGRGVGIITMQINTFGKFNIFGDYQVYEGIYNFKYRGLVSKRFDVKKYGSIIWEGDPLRARLNLEAIYKTRANPGMLLNNTTVNQKVPVEVGIAINGTISNPEPDFNINFPTISSVLKSEIQTKLDDRDTRQTQALYLLASGSFLSPEGALGQNALYNNLFETVSGVFDNIFNDEDSKISMGVNYVAPDTTPGREADGNVGVTTSFNLNERISVNGNLGVPVGGINDAAVVGDVEILYRVNEDGTLNMRVFNRESDINYVGEGIGYTQGIGVSYQVDFDTFNELITKVFKNAKLTEDKSTNDDIPDSDYAPEFIKFTERKKAKTEKKVQTPPETENIPEQ, from the coding sequence GTGGTGGTAATCCTACTATTATTGCTTTTTCTCGGCATACTACTTTCTTTACCCGCGGTTCAAACCAAAATAGGCCAGTATTTAACCAACTCTATCAATGAGGATTTTGGTACTGATATTAATGTAGAACAAGTAACTTTCAACATATTTGGTGGCGTAAAACTCAAAGAAGTTTTAATCCGAGATCACCATAAAGACACACTTATTTTTGCTAATCGAATAAAAACCAATATTTTAGACTTCAATCGTTTGCTAGATGGTGATTTGCTTTTTGGCAATGTCAATGTTTCATCCTTATTTTTTAATTTGAAACAATACAAAGGAGAAAAATTCACCAATCTCGATAAATTTATCGAAGCATTTGACGATGGATCGCCTTCATCGGGTAAATTTTTAATGACCGCCGAATCAATGCAACTCACAGAAAGCCGATTTTTAATGGAAGATCAAAATCAGAAAAATGCCAAAGTTGTTGATTTTTTACACATTAATGCTACATTGAATGATTTTAAAATCAAAGGATCGGATGTTTTTACCACAATTTATAAAATGAATTTTAAAGATTTTCGTGGTTTGCAGATACAAAATGTAAAAACTCAATTTACTTATACCAAGGATAATATTTTGTTGGAAAAGTTAGAAGCAAAAACAAAAAAATCGATTATAAATGGTAATGTTGCTTTGCGTTATAAACGTGAAGACTTTTCAGATTTTAATAACAAAGTTGTTTTTGATGCCAAAATTGATTCAGCTTCGGTGGCTTCCAATGATATTCGTTATTTTTATGATGAATTAGGAAAAGATAATCAATTTGTTTTTAAAACAAATTTGTTGGGAACACTAAATGATTTTACAACACAAAATCTCTTTCTAGAAGATGTAAACGGAACTCAAATTATAGGCGAAATTAATTTTAAAAATATTCTTTCTAAAGAAAAAAGTTCGTTCTACATGAAAGGTGATTTTGAAAAAATGACTTCTAATTATGATGATTTAGCTTCTATTTTGCCGAATATTCTTGGTAAATCGTTGCCAACTTCACTAAAGAAATTAGGCCAATTTAATATCGAAGGAAAAACAGAACTTACCTTACAAACCATAAAAACAGATTTAATAATGAATTCGGCTTTGGGTAATCTTCAAACGAATTTAATTATGAATAATCTTCAAAACATTGATAATGCTTCTTATGAAGGCGTTGTTGTGTTAGATAATTTCAATGTTGGTGCATTAATTAATCAAAAGGATATTGGCCTAGTTTCCATGAATGTAGAGGTAAATGGAAAAGGTTTTACTGAAAAATTGATTGATACTAAAATCAAAGGAAAAGTTAGCCGAATTCAATACAATAAATACAATTATCAAGGAATTATTGTAGACGGAAGTTTAAAAAATCCAATATTTAAAGGGAAAGTAAACATCAATGATCCTAATTTGTTTATGGATTTTGACGGGATTGTAGATGTTTCGAAACGCGAAAACGTTTATAAATTTGATGCTCTAGTTGATTATGCCAATTTGAGTAAACTCAATTTTGTTAAAAACGATAGTGTTTCCATTTTTAAAGGCAAAATCTATAGCAATCTGACGGGAAATAGTTTAGACAATTTGCATGGTGATGTTTTGGTTGAACAAGCATCGTATCAAAACAATCGGGATATTTATGTTTTTGATTCGTTTAGTATAAATTCTTCTTTTGATGAAAATAGAGAACGAACCATTGCAATTAATTCACCGGATATTATTGAAGGAAAGCTGGTTGGTAAATTCGATTTTAATCAATTGCCATTCATGTTAGAAAATTCATTGGGGAGTATTTACGCCAATTATAATCCCAATAAAATTAAAAAAGGTCAATATCTTCGATTTAATTTTTCAATTTTTAATAAAATTATTGAAATTTTTTATCCTGAAATCACCGTAAGCACTAATACATTTATTAGAGGAAGTATAAATTCTGATAACAACGACTTTAAACTCGATTTTGATTCGCCTGAAATTATTGCTTTTGATAATAAGTTTGAAAAAGTTGATATTCAAGTCGATAATAAAAACCCGTTATTCAATACTTACGTTAGCATTGATAGTGTGAAAACGAAGTATTACAAAATTTCAGATTTCAATTTGATTAATGTTACAAAAAGAGATACATTGTTTTTTAGAACAGAGTTTAAAGGAGGAAATAAAGCAGATGATTATTACAACATTGATGCTTATCACACCATCGACGAAGAGAAAAACAGTGTGGTTGGAATTTTTAAATCGGAATTGAATTTCAAAGATTATTTGTGGTATATCAATAAAGAGAATAACAACGAAAATAGAATTGTTTTTGATAAAAAGTTCTCCAATTTTGTTTTTGAAAATTTTTCAGTCACACATGATGAACAAAAAATCAACTTTTTAGGAACCATCAAAGGAAAAGACTATAAAGACTTAAAACTGAATTTTAATCAAGTTAATATTGGTAAAATTATTCCAGAAATTGAAAATTTTGTAATGGAGGGTAATATGAATGGTGAAATCAATTTCAAGCAAAATGACCAATTATACGAACCATTTGCATCCATTAAGGTTGACGACTTGAAAGTAAATAACATTGATTTTGGCATTTTAAACCTGGATGTTAAAGGAAATGAAGATTTAAAAACATTTGCAGTAAACGGAATCATTAAAAATGATAATTTAGAAAGTTTTATAACCGAAGGAAATATTTCCTTTGAAGGTGAAAAACCATTCATGAATTTAGATTTACGATTAAATAATTTCAACATTGGAGCTTTTAGCACGATGGGTGGCGATGTTATTTCAAATATTCGCGGATTGGTTACCGGTAATGCTAATTTTAGAGGAACAATTTCCAATCCAGAAATCAACGGAAGATTATTCTTAAATGATGCCGGTTTAACAGTTCCTTACCTTAACGTTGACTATAAATTAGAAAAAAATGCCGTTGTTGATCTAACAGAAAGACAATTTTTATTAAGAAATATTGAACTAACCGATTCAAAATATAACACAAGCGGAATTCTAAACGGAAATGTAAGACACACTAATTTATCCGATTGGAAATTAGATTTAAAGATAGATACGGATAATTTAATCGCACTAGACACGCAAGATAGCGACGAAGCCTATTATTATGGAAAAGCATTTATTGCAGGAAATGCAACGATTAGCGGACCAACAAATGCGTTGCTAATTTCGGTTAATGCAACTTCTAAAAAAGGAACAGCAATTAAAATACCAATTTCAAATGTGCAATCGGTAGGAGAGAAGAGTTACATTCGTTTTATCACACCGGAAGAAAAGTATAACTACAATACCAATCTAAAAAGTCCGACCAGAAATTACAACGGTTTAGAACTCGATTTCGATTTAACCTTAACAGAAGATGCAGAAATTGAAGTGATTTTAGACAAAGAAACCGGACATAATATGAAAGGTAGAGGAGTGGGTATCATCACCATGCAAATCAATACCTTTGGTAAGTTCAATATTTTTGGGGATTATCAAGTGTATGAAGGAATTTACAATTTCAAATACCGTGGTTTAGTAAGTAAACGATTTGATGTAAAAAAATACGGTAGTATCATTTGGGAAGGAGATCCGCTACGAGCTCGTTTGAATCTTGAAGCGATATACAAAACCCGAGCCAATCCGGGAATGTTATTAAACAATACGACTGTTAACCAAAAAGTTCCTGTTGAAGTGGGTATTGCCATCAACGGAACAATTAGTAATCCGGAACCCGATTTCAATATTAATTTTCCAACAATTAGTTCAGTTTTAAAGTCTGAAATTCAAACAAAATTAGATGACAGAGATACCCGTCAAACGCAAGCTCTCTACCTGCTGGCCTCTGGAAGCTTCTTGAGTCCAGAAGGTGCATTAGGTCAAAATGCATTGTACAACAATTTATTTGAAACCGTTAGCGGTGTTTTTGACAATATTTTTAATGATGAAGACAGTAAGATTTCAATGGGTGTAAATTACGTTGCTCCTGATACAACTCCCGGTCGAGAAGCCGATGGGAATGTTGGTGTAACTACATCTTTTAATCTAAATGAACGCATTTCTGTAAACGGAAATTTAGGAGTTCCTGTTGGAGGAATTAACGATGCAGCTGTAGTAGGCGATGTAGAAATTTTATACCGTGTAAATGAAGATGGAACACTCAATATGCGTGTTTTTAACCGTGAAAGTGATATTAATTATGTTGGAGAAGGAATTGGTTATACGCAAGGAATTGGTGTTTCTTATCAAGTAGATTTTGATACGTTTAACGAATTGATTACCAAAGTTTTTAAAAATGCTAAACTAACAGAGGATAAAAGTACAAACGACGATATACCCGATTCTGATTATGCTCCTGAGTTCATCAAATTCACAGAACGAAAAAAAGCAAAAACAGAGAAAAAAGTACAAACTCCACCTGAAACCGAAAATATTCCTGAACAATAA